One genomic window of Pseudoxanthomonas sp. includes the following:
- the rpoZ gene encoding DNA-directed RNA polymerase subunit omega, translating into MARITVEDCLKVVDNRFDLVMMAAKRARQLANGVEPTIENDSEDKPTVLALREIAARTIDNELIDRVEKAERERAEREALEWAAAEVVADDDMSKGDD; encoded by the coding sequence ATGGCCCGCATCACCGTAGAAGATTGCCTGAAAGTCGTCGACAACCGTTTCGACCTGGTCATGATGGCCGCCAAGCGCGCCCGCCAGCTTGCCAACGGCGTCGAGCCGACGATCGAGAACGACTCCGAAGACAAGCCGACCGTGCTGGCGCTGCGCGAGATCGCGGCCCGTACGATCGACAACGAGCTGATCGACCGCGTCGAGAAGGCCGAGCGTGAGCGCGCCGAGCGCGAAGCGCTGGAGTGGGCTGCCGCTGAAGTGGTCGCCGACGACGACATGTCCAAGGGCGACGACTGA
- a CDS encoding DUF1631 domain-containing protein, which produces MAASGAASPIHPTTDTLAASALPQRVRRILDVLLTQLQPHLVTRLEATVHALEQELFTQAERARSNELQGTHLANLQHLRRHRSRLLPRMAAVLESELANLRTPREAREEPVDIPSMLTLVADDDVDQEIVLQEIARRHENRNHEALHLLSQRMGVLAGSPALEETQQPLSPQSLCRALRAAAVELDVDLPTQLQLYRVFEQQGMASYGALLEELNALLGQQGVLPGLVFAPQRARTPSGRIPVTRDSQSPEAAASKAPTAAAAAHSQSQESAPSWTRPPASSRPQEAVSSFASLQRLLSARHARVPTPPYSGGAPAGADPVGIRGAMGGTDQARRSGAGPGTGHAGDAGGGNTLSTGKLLNTLQTLQLQVSQGQVPQAPMSLDEVRERTLAGLRRAHGPDAQLAREDADTFELLDLLYHEIGREVRKGPASDLLGQLQVPVVQAALNDREFFLRPQHPARELLNAVAESGASWLGEDEIDPALLQKLRTAVTNVLTEYTGDEAVFERAHREVQDHFQVAARKAEVAERRHVEAARGRDRLEMAKRAAAQLIDTSLGGRQPAPFVQALLTQAWADVLTLTRLRNGEESAEWQEAAGITSQIAEAIGSADAAPEPALAPRIERALVQVGYHGDEAAVIAQRLSGSQAEPPGGTDLAARVQARAKSAAADADAPKVDLPTRSSAEQASYDILRKQPFGTWFEFTHNQQGDVRRLRLSWFNPTSDHALFVNQRGQKVGDYTLDSIARLMARGQARVLTEDRGRLIDRAWQATIGKLREMAGVAA; this is translated from the coding sequence ATGGCTGCTTCAGGGGCTGCTTCACCCATTCATCCCACCACGGACACGCTGGCCGCGTCCGCGCTGCCGCAGCGCGTCCGTCGCATCCTGGATGTGCTGCTGACCCAGCTGCAGCCGCATCTGGTCACGCGTCTGGAGGCCACGGTCCACGCACTGGAGCAGGAGCTGTTCACCCAGGCCGAACGCGCCCGCAGCAATGAGCTGCAGGGCACGCACCTGGCCAACCTGCAGCACCTGCGCAGGCACCGCTCGCGCCTGCTGCCACGCATGGCTGCCGTGCTGGAAAGCGAACTGGCCAACCTGCGCACGCCGCGCGAGGCACGGGAAGAACCCGTCGATATCCCTTCGATGCTGACCCTGGTGGCCGACGACGACGTCGACCAGGAGATCGTCCTGCAGGAAATCGCGCGCCGGCACGAAAACCGCAACCACGAAGCCCTGCACCTGCTGTCGCAGCGGATGGGAGTGCTGGCCGGCAGCCCGGCGCTGGAAGAAACCCAGCAGCCGCTGTCGCCGCAGTCACTGTGCCGTGCCCTGCGCGCAGCCGCCGTCGAACTGGACGTGGACCTGCCGACCCAGCTGCAGCTGTACCGCGTGTTCGAACAGCAGGGCATGGCCAGCTACGGCGCGCTGCTGGAGGAACTCAACGCCTTGCTCGGCCAGCAGGGCGTGTTGCCCGGACTGGTGTTCGCCCCGCAACGCGCACGCACGCCGTCCGGCCGCATTCCGGTCACCCGTGACAGCCAGTCACCGGAAGCGGCCGCCAGCAAAGCACCGACGGCCGCAGCCGCGGCACACTCCCAGTCGCAGGAGTCCGCGCCCAGCTGGACCCGCCCGCCCGCCTCCAGCCGCCCGCAGGAAGCGGTGTCGAGCTTCGCCTCGCTGCAGCGCCTGCTGTCGGCCAGGCATGCGCGTGTCCCCACCCCTCCGTACAGCGGGGGCGCCCCCGCTGGCGCGGACCCCGTGGGCATTCGCGGCGCGATGGGCGGCACCGATCAGGCCCGGCGCAGTGGCGCCGGCCCGGGCACCGGTCACGCGGGCGACGCGGGAGGTGGCAATACGCTCTCCACCGGCAAACTGCTCAACACCTTGCAGACACTGCAATTGCAGGTCTCGCAGGGCCAGGTACCGCAAGCGCCGATGTCACTGGATGAAGTGCGCGAACGCACCCTGGCCGGCCTGCGCCGCGCCCACGGGCCCGATGCACAGCTGGCGCGCGAAGACGCCGACACCTTCGAACTACTGGACCTGCTCTACCACGAGATCGGCCGCGAGGTGCGCAAGGGCCCGGCGTCGGACCTGCTGGGCCAGCTGCAGGTGCCGGTGGTGCAGGCCGCGCTGAACGACCGGGAGTTCTTCCTGCGCCCGCAGCACCCGGCGCGCGAACTGCTCAACGCGGTGGCCGAATCCGGCGCCAGCTGGCTGGGCGAAGACGAGATCGACCCGGCCCTGCTGCAGAAGCTGCGCACGGCCGTGACCAATGTGCTGACCGAGTACACCGGCGACGAAGCCGTGTTCGAACGGGCCCACCGCGAAGTGCAGGACCATTTCCAGGTCGCCGCGCGCAAGGCCGAAGTGGCCGAACGCCGGCATGTGGAAGCCGCGCGCGGCCGCGACCGGCTGGAGATGGCCAAGCGCGCCGCCGCCCAGCTGATCGACACCAGCCTGGGCGGACGCCAGCCAGCGCCCTTCGTGCAGGCGCTGCTGACCCAGGCCTGGGCCGACGTGCTGACCCTGACCCGCCTGCGCAACGGCGAGGAATCGGCCGAATGGCAGGAAGCAGCCGGCATCACCAGCCAGATCGCCGAGGCCATCGGTTCGGCCGATGCAGCCCCGGAACCGGCACTGGCCCCACGCATCGAACGTGCGCTGGTGCAGGTCGGTTACCACGGCGACGAGGCGGCAGTGATCGCCCAGCGCCTGTCCGGTTCGCAGGCCGAACCACCCGGGGGCACCGACCTGGCCGCACGCGTGCAGGCGCGTGCGAAAAGCGCCGCGGCCGATGCCGACGCGCCCAAGGTGGACCTGCCGACGCGCAGCAGCGCCGAGCAGGCCAGCTACGACATCCTTCGCAAGCAACCGTTCGGCACCTGGTTCGAGTTCACCCACAACCAGCAGGGCGACGTACGCCGGCTGCGGCTGTCCTGGTTCAACCCGACCAGCGACCATGCGCTGTTCGTGAACCAGCGTGGCCAGAAGGTCGGCGACTACACCCTGGACAGCATCGCCCGGCTGATGGCGCGCGGGCAGGCACGTGTGCTGACCGAAGACCGCGGCCGCCTGATCGACCGTGCCTGGCAGGCCACCATCGGCAAGTTGCGCGAGATGGCCGGAGTCGCCGCATGA
- the gmk gene encoding guanylate kinase — protein sequence MRGTLYIVAAPSGAGKSSIVNATLARDPRISLSISFTSRAARPGERHAQHYHFVSADQFQSMIDAGDFFEYARVHGDWKGSARQSVEPQLAAGQDVLLEIDWQGARQVREKVPDAVSVFILPPSRGALEERMRKRGQDSEAVIAQRLSAAREEMSHFDEFDYVIVNEVFDQAVDEMCSIFTASRLRREQQLAEHRSLIDALLAD from the coding sequence ATGCGCGGCACCCTCTATATCGTCGCGGCCCCTTCGGGCGCCGGAAAGAGCAGCATCGTCAATGCCACGCTGGCGCGCGACCCGCGCATCAGCCTGTCGATCTCGTTCACCTCGCGCGCGGCACGGCCGGGCGAGCGCCATGCCCAGCACTATCACTTCGTCAGTGCCGATCAGTTCCAGTCGATGATAGACGCCGGCGATTTCTTCGAATACGCCCGTGTCCACGGCGACTGGAAGGGCAGCGCCCGCCAGTCCGTCGAGCCGCAGCTGGCTGCTGGCCAGGACGTGCTGCTGGAGATCGACTGGCAGGGTGCGCGCCAGGTGCGCGAGAAGGTGCCGGACGCGGTCAGCGTCTTCATCCTGCCGCCCTCGCGCGGTGCGCTGGAAGAGCGCATGCGCAAGCGTGGCCAGGACAGCGAGGCCGTCATCGCCCAGCGCCTGTCTGCCGCGCGCGAGGAGATGTCGCACTTCGATGAGTTCGATTACGTGATCGTCAACGAGGTGTTCGACCAGGCCGTGGACGAGATGTGCTCGATCTTCACCGCCAGCCGCCTGCGCCGCGAACAACAGCTGGCCGAACACCGCAGCCTGATCGACGCGCTGCTGGCTGATTGA
- a CDS encoding low molecular weight protein tyrosine phosphatase family protein, producing the protein MNVLFVCSQNRLRSPTAEQVFADWPGIEVASAGLNHTAENPLTPELLAWADLVLVMEKAQRSRLSQKFRAHLDGVRVACLDIPDDYAFMDPALVELLQVRVPRHLPRR; encoded by the coding sequence TTGAACGTCCTGTTCGTCTGCAGCCAGAACCGGCTGCGCAGCCCGACGGCCGAACAGGTCTTCGCGGATTGGCCCGGGATTGAAGTCGCTTCCGCCGGCTTGAACCACACTGCTGAGAATCCATTGACCCCCGAGCTGCTGGCTTGGGCGGATCTGGTGCTGGTGATGGAAAAGGCGCAGCGTTCGCGCCTGTCACAGAAATTCCGCGCGCATCTGGATGGCGTACGGGTGGCCTGCCTGGACATCCCGGACGACTACGCCTTCATGGATCCGGCACTGGTCGAGCTGCTGCAGGTGCGCGTGCCGCGCCATTTGCCCAGGCGCTAG
- the recG gene encoding ATP-dependent DNA helicase RecG produces MSPSVVRSLESTFGQPIVGLAGAGPKVAEKLAARGLLTLQDLWLQLPLRYEDRTSLTPISRLQPGVAAQVEGTIEAVERGFRYRPVLRVAIGDDSHGTLVLRFFHFRAAQVGQFAPGARIRVYGTPRPGQQGLEIVHPSYKLLSRDGEAPLGDTLEPVYPAIEGVGPATMRKLIVQALDRLPDQATLELLPESLLRELHLPTLREALITMHRPARDADVAALSAGTHPAQRRLALEELLAHHLSLRRQRIALQQHGAHALNGKGALVKKLTKALPFKLTGAQQKVFAQIHRDLAHPRPMLRLVQGDVGSGKTVVAALAAMLAVEAGKQVALAAPTELLAEQHLANLRGWLEPLGVRVAWLAGKVTGKARAKVLEEVASGHAQVVVGTHALMQESVAFHDLALAIVDEQHRFGVHQRLALRDKGTQGGDGASRVPHQLVMTATPIPRTLAMAAYADLDVSAIDELPPGRTPVQTIALSAERRPELVERIRAACAEGRQVYWVCTLIEEAEDDPKAAPAARGGPAMRVDAQAAQTTFEQLTEALPQARVALVHGRMKPAEKQAVMRAFKQGESDLLVATTVIEVGVDVPNASLMVVENAERLGLAQLHQLRGRVGRGAAASSCVLLYQAPLSQMARQRLDTMRQTNDGFVIAEKDLELRGPGELLGTRQTGLAAFRVADLARDAGLLPQVHDLAERLLATSPQLAERITERWIGGAARYASA; encoded by the coding sequence ATGTCGCCGTCCGTCGTCCGCAGCCTGGAATCCACGTTCGGCCAGCCCATCGTCGGGTTGGCCGGCGCTGGTCCGAAAGTGGCCGAAAAGCTGGCCGCGCGTGGCCTGCTGACCCTGCAGGACCTGTGGCTGCAGTTGCCGCTGCGCTATGAGGACCGCACGTCGCTGACGCCGATTTCCCGGCTGCAGCCCGGCGTGGCCGCGCAGGTCGAGGGCACCATCGAGGCGGTCGAGCGCGGCTTCCGTTATCGCCCTGTGCTGCGGGTGGCCATTGGCGATGATTCGCATGGCACGCTGGTGCTGCGGTTCTTCCATTTCCGTGCCGCGCAGGTCGGGCAGTTCGCGCCCGGCGCGCGCATTCGCGTCTATGGCACGCCGCGTCCGGGCCAGCAGGGACTGGAGATCGTCCATCCCAGCTACAAGCTGCTGAGCCGCGACGGCGAGGCGCCACTGGGTGACACGCTGGAGCCGGTCTATCCGGCGATCGAAGGCGTCGGCCCGGCCACGATGCGCAAGTTGATCGTGCAGGCGCTGGATCGCCTGCCGGACCAGGCCACGCTGGAGCTGTTGCCGGAAAGCCTGTTGCGCGAGCTGCATCTTCCGACCCTGCGCGAGGCGCTGATCACCATGCATCGCCCCGCGCGCGATGCCGATGTCGCCGCGCTGTCGGCGGGGACGCATCCGGCCCAGCGACGGTTGGCGCTGGAGGAACTACTGGCCCATCACCTCAGCCTGCGCCGCCAGCGCATCGCCCTGCAGCAGCACGGCGCGCATGCGCTGAACGGCAAGGGCGCATTGGTGAAAAAGCTGACCAAGGCGCTGCCGTTCAAGCTCACGGGTGCGCAGCAGAAAGTCTTCGCCCAGATCCATCGCGACCTGGCGCATCCGCGGCCGATGCTGCGGCTGGTGCAGGGCGACGTGGGCAGCGGCAAGACCGTGGTCGCCGCGCTGGCCGCGATGCTGGCGGTGGAGGCGGGCAAACAGGTCGCGCTGGCCGCGCCGACCGAACTGCTGGCCGAACAGCACCTGGCCAACCTGCGCGGCTGGCTGGAGCCGCTGGGCGTGCGCGTGGCCTGGTTGGCCGGCAAGGTCACCGGCAAGGCGCGTGCGAAGGTGCTGGAAGAGGTCGCGTCCGGCCATGCGCAGGTCGTGGTCGGCACGCATGCGCTGATGCAGGAGTCGGTGGCGTTCCATGACCTGGCCCTGGCCATCGTCGATGAGCAGCACCGCTTCGGCGTGCATCAGCGCCTGGCCTTGCGCGACAAGGGCACGCAAGGCGGCGACGGCGCCAGTCGCGTGCCACACCAGTTGGTGATGACCGCCACGCCGATTCCACGCACGCTGGCGATGGCCGCCTATGCCGACCTGGATGTCTCGGCCATCGACGAACTGCCGCCAGGACGCACGCCGGTGCAGACCATCGCGCTCAGTGCCGAGCGCCGACCGGAACTGGTCGAGCGCATCCGCGCGGCCTGCGCCGAAGGCCGCCAGGTGTATTGGGTCTGCACCTTGATCGAAGAAGCCGAGGACGATCCCAAGGCCGCGCCCGCGGCACGCGGTGGCCCGGCGATGCGGGTCGATGCACAAGCCGCGCAGACCACCTTCGAGCAGCTCACCGAAGCCCTGCCGCAGGCGCGCGTGGCGCTGGTCCACGGGCGCATGAAGCCAGCGGAAAAGCAGGCGGTGATGCGCGCCTTCAAGCAGGGCGAAAGCGACCTGCTGGTCGCCACCACCGTGATCGAAGTCGGCGTGGACGTGCCCAATGCCTCGCTGATGGTGGTCGAGAACGCCGAGCGGCTCGGGCTTGCGCAACTGCACCAGCTGCGTGGGCGGGTGGGGCGCGGCGCGGCGGCTTCGTCCTGCGTGCTGCTGTACCAGGCGCCGCTGTCGCAGATGGCGCGGCAGCGCCTGGACACCATGCGCCAGACCAACGATGGCTTCGTCATCGCCGAAAAGGATCTGGAGCTGCGTGGCCCCGGCGAACTGCTCGGCACGCGCCAGACCGGCCTGGCTGCCTTCCGCGTGGCCGACCTGGCGCGCGATGCCGGCCTGCTGCCACAGGTGCATGACCTGGCGGAGCGTCTTCTGGCGACATCACCGCAGCTGGCTGAGCGCATCACCGAACGCTGGATCGGCGGCGCCGCGCGTTATGCAAGCGCTTGA
- a CDS encoding RidA family protein, protein MTKQIIHTDQAPAAIGPYSQAVRAGNTVYFSGQIPLDPATGNIVDGDISAQARRSFDNLKAVAEAAGGSLGDIVRLGLYLTDLGQFAAVNAVMQEYFAAPFPARSTIEVSGLPKGALFEVDAVMVLGN, encoded by the coding sequence ATGACCAAGCAGATCATCCATACCGACCAGGCACCGGCCGCGATCGGTCCGTATTCGCAGGCCGTGCGCGCCGGCAACACTGTTTACTTCTCCGGCCAGATCCCGCTGGACCCGGCGACCGGCAACATCGTCGATGGCGATATCAGTGCCCAGGCGCGTCGTTCGTTCGACAACCTCAAGGCCGTGGCTGAAGCCGCCGGCGGTTCACTGGGCGACATCGTGCGCCTGGGCCTGTACCTGACCGACCTGGGCCAGTTCGCCGCGGTCAACGCGGTGATGCAGGAATACTTCGCCGCACCGTTCCCGGCCCGTTCCACCATCGAAGTCTCCGGCCTGCCCAAGGGCGCGCTGTTCGAAGTCGATGCGGTAATGGTCCTGGGCAACTGA
- a CDS encoding YicC/YloC family endoribonuclease — protein sequence MIRSMTAYATVERQIEGGSLSAELRAVNHRFLELGLRLPDELRALEPALRERVSARIGRGKLDLVLRLRAAEGEGGLHLNQAMVDELAQLNLGLTSRFPGLRTSLTELLQYPGVLRSRGIDPEMLQAAALELLDALLDQFVAAREREGSKLAEAIAERVDGIEAHAAEARELIPLIRTGQRQKLEARLADLAQPADPGRLEQELVLSLQKLDVDEELDRLGSHIKEIRRVLKQDAAVGRRLDFLLQEFNREANTLGSKSVDVRTTNIAVELKVLIDQIREQVQNLE from the coding sequence GTGATCCGCAGCATGACCGCCTATGCCACCGTCGAGCGCCAGATCGAAGGCGGCTCGCTGAGCGCCGAACTCCGCGCGGTCAACCACCGCTTCCTGGAGCTTGGCCTGCGCCTGCCCGACGAACTGCGCGCGCTGGAGCCGGCCCTGCGCGAGCGCGTCTCGGCCCGCATCGGCCGTGGCAAGCTGGACCTGGTGCTGCGCCTGCGCGCGGCCGAAGGCGAGGGCGGCCTGCACCTGAACCAGGCGATGGTCGACGAGCTGGCCCAGCTCAACCTGGGCCTGACCTCGCGCTTCCCGGGCCTGCGCACCAGCCTGACCGAACTGCTGCAGTACCCGGGCGTGCTGCGCAGCCGTGGGATCGATCCGGAGATGCTGCAGGCCGCGGCGCTGGAACTGCTGGATGCGCTGCTGGACCAGTTCGTCGCCGCCCGTGAGCGCGAAGGCAGCAAGCTGGCCGAAGCCATCGCCGAGCGCGTGGACGGCATCGAGGCGCACGCGGCCGAGGCGCGTGAGCTGATTCCGCTGATCCGCACCGGCCAGCGCCAGAAGCTGGAAGCGCGCCTGGCCGATCTGGCCCAGCCGGCCGATCCGGGCCGCCTGGAACAGGAGTTGGTGCTGTCGCTGCAGAAGCTGGACGTGGACGAGGAGCTGGACCGCCTGGGCAGCCATATCAAGGAGATCCGCCGGGTGCTGAAGCAGGATGCCGCGGTGGGCCGGCGCCTGGACTTCCTGCTGCAGGAGTTCAACCGCGAGGCCAACACCCTAGGCTCCAAGTCGGTGGACGTGCGCACGACCAATATCGCGGTGGAGCTGAAGGTCCTGATCGACCAGATCCGCGAGCAGGTCCAGAACCTGGAATGA
- the hemW gene encoding radical SAM family heme chaperone HemW: MQLIPPPLSLYVHLPWCVRKCPYCDFNSHEGKGALPFDDYVDALIRDLEQDLPLVWGRSVHSVFFGGGTPSLFPAEQIDRFLQAASARLRFVPECEITLETNPGTAEHGRFDAYRAAGVNRLSFGIQSFDDACLRRLGRIHDSAQAESAVKLAQDAGFDNLNLDLMYALPGQDPDMALADLERAFALAPAHISHYQLTLEPNTVFFARPPKGIPDEDGAWDIQEACQARLADAGYGHYEVSAYARPGRQCAHNLGYWRYGDYLGIGAGAHGKITSGGEQTILRRWKIKHPTSYLASAGTPASLGGDDLIAPERRPFEYMLNLLRLREGFALRDFQVRTGLPAAHIAPALAQAVERGWLDVSGTRVTPTALGLRFANDVMELFLGE, translated from the coding sequence GTGCAGCTGATCCCACCGCCCCTGTCGCTGTACGTGCACCTGCCCTGGTGCGTACGCAAATGCCCGTACTGCGATTTCAATTCGCATGAAGGCAAGGGCGCGCTGCCGTTCGACGACTACGTCGATGCGCTGATCCGCGATTTGGAACAGGACCTGCCACTGGTGTGGGGCCGCAGCGTGCACAGCGTGTTCTTCGGCGGCGGCACGCCGAGTCTGTTCCCCGCCGAGCAGATCGACCGCTTCCTGCAGGCCGCCAGCGCACGACTGCGGTTCGTGCCCGAGTGCGAGATCACCCTGGAAACCAACCCCGGCACGGCCGAGCACGGGCGCTTCGATGCCTACCGCGCGGCGGGCGTGAACCGGTTGAGTTTCGGCATCCAGAGTTTCGATGACGCCTGCCTGCGCCGGCTCGGCCGCATCCACGACAGCGCCCAGGCCGAAAGCGCGGTCAAGCTGGCCCAGGACGCCGGCTTCGACAACCTCAACCTGGACCTGATGTACGCCCTGCCCGGCCAGGACCCGGACATGGCCCTGGCCGACCTGGAACGCGCCTTCGCCTTGGCGCCGGCGCACATCTCGCATTACCAGCTCACCCTGGAACCCAACACCGTGTTCTTCGCCCGCCCGCCCAAGGGCATCCCGGACGAAGACGGCGCCTGGGATATCCAGGAAGCCTGCCAGGCGCGACTGGCCGACGCCGGCTATGGCCATTACGAAGTCAGCGCCTACGCCAGGCCGGGCCGGCAGTGCGCGCACAACCTGGGCTACTGGCGCTATGGCGACTACCTGGGCATCGGCGCCGGCGCGCACGGCAAGATCACCTCCGGCGGCGAACAGACGATCCTGCGCCGCTGGAAGATCAAGCACCCAACCAGTTACCTGGCCAGCGCCGGGACCCCTGCCAGCCTTGGTGGCGACGACCTGATCGCCCCGGAACGGCGGCCGTTCGAATACATGCTCAACCTGCTGCGCCTGCGCGAGGGGTTTGCCCTGCGCGATTTCCAGGTGCGCACCGGGCTGCCGGCCGCGCACATCGCCCCGGCCCTGGCGCAGGCCGTGGAGCGGGGCTGGCTGGATGTCAGCGGCACGCGCGTGACCCCCACCGCGCTTGGCCTACGTTTCGCCAATGACGTCATGGAGCTGTTCCTGGGCGAGTGA
- a CDS encoding PilZ domain-containing protein — translation MSITEARRAQRRNPNGAIMVSDVMTSQVIGRIGNISEAGMLLVASEPLREDALYQLQFTLPGSTPARETTIDAGAHLLWTGAAHTPGQSLCGLRFLTLSPAHLAALRDWVGR, via the coding sequence ATGAGCATCACCGAAGCCCGCCGCGCCCAGCGACGCAACCCCAATGGCGCCATCATGGTCAGCGACGTGATGACCAGCCAGGTGATCGGCCGGATCGGCAACATCTCCGAGGCTGGCATGTTGCTGGTCGCCAGCGAACCGCTGCGCGAGGACGCGCTATACCAGCTGCAGTTCACCCTGCCCGGCAGCACGCCCGCGCGCGAAACCACGATCGATGCCGGCGCGCACCTGCTGTGGACCGGCGCGGCGCATACGCCGGGCCAATCGCTGTGCGGCCTGCGTTTCCTGACGCTCTCGCCCGCGCACCTGGCCGCCCTGCGCGACTGGGTGGGGCGTTAA
- a CDS encoding VOC family protein — protein sequence MKRRIALTTLLVHDYDEAIAWYTRALGFTLLEDRAMGAGKRWVVVGPGDSNAAGLLLAQPGNDAQRARVGDQTGGRVDHFLYTDDFQRDHTAMRGQGVEFLETPRDEAYGTVAVFRDLYGNKWDLLEPK from the coding sequence ATGAAACGCCGCATCGCCCTAACTACGTTGTTGGTGCACGACTACGACGAGGCGATCGCCTGGTATACCCGTGCGCTCGGTTTCACCCTGCTGGAAGACCGCGCAATGGGTGCCGGCAAGCGTTGGGTCGTGGTCGGCCCTGGCGACAGCAACGCGGCCGGACTGCTGCTGGCCCAGCCTGGCAACGACGCCCAGCGCGCGCGGGTCGGTGACCAGACCGGCGGGCGCGTCGATCATTTTCTGTACACCGACGATTTCCAGCGCGACCACACCGCCATGCGCGGGCAAGGCGTGGAATTCCTGGAGACGCCACGTGACGAGGCCTATGGCACGGTCGCGGTATTCCGCGACCTGTACGGCAACAAGTGGGATCTACTGGAGCCCAAGTGA
- the rph gene encoding ribonuclease PH yields the protein MTFSRPSGRAADQLRPVSIQRGFTKHAEGSVLVSFGDTRVLCTASVENRVPGFLRGKGEGWVTAEYGMLPRSTHTRSDREAARGKQGGRTLEIQRLIGRSLRACVDRGALGERTITLDCDVLQADGGTRTAAITGAYVALADAISGLKARREIKRDPIFGAIAAVSVGIYKGVPVLDLDYAEDSDCDTDMNVVMNDGGGFIEVQGTAEGHAFRREEMDALLGLAQAGIDQLVQAQRDALAG from the coding sequence ATGACCTTCTCCCGCCCCAGCGGTCGCGCTGCCGACCAGCTTCGTCCCGTGTCGATCCAGCGCGGCTTCACCAAGCACGCGGAGGGCTCGGTGCTGGTGTCCTTCGGCGACACCCGCGTGCTGTGCACCGCCAGCGTGGAGAACCGCGTGCCGGGCTTCCTGCGCGGCAAGGGCGAGGGCTGGGTGACCGCCGAATACGGCATGCTGCCGCGCTCCACCCACACCCGCAGCGACCGCGAGGCCGCGCGCGGCAAGCAGGGTGGGCGCACGCTGGAAATCCAGCGCCTGATCGGCCGCTCGCTGCGCGCCTGCGTGGACCGCGGCGCCCTGGGCGAACGCACCATCACCCTGGACTGCGACGTGCTGCAGGCCGATGGCGGCACCCGCACCGCGGCCATCACCGGCGCCTACGTGGCCCTGGCCGATGCCATCAGCGGACTGAAGGCCCGCCGCGAGATCAAGCGCGACCCGATCTTCGGCGCGATCGCCGCGGTGTCGGTCGGCATCTACAAGGGCGTGCCGGTACTGGACCTGGACTATGCCGAAGACAGCGACTGCGATACCGACATGAACGTGGTCATGAACGACGGCGGCGGCTTCATCGAGGTCCAGGGCACGGCCGAAGGCCATGCGTTCCGCCGCGAGGAAATGGATGCCCTGCTGGGCCTGGCCCAGGCCGGCATCGACCAGCTGGTGCAGGCCCAGCGCGACGCGCTGGCAGGATGA
- the rdgB gene encoding RdgB/HAM1 family non-canonical purine NTP pyrophosphatase: MKRLVLASGNAGKLAEFNAMLAHLPYEIVPQKSLGVEDVPETGLTFVENALIKARHASAVTGLPALADDSGLIVDALGGAPGLYSARYAGTPTSDAANNAKLLEAMQDVPDGQRRARFYAVIVLLRHPEDPQPLIAEGAWEGEVIRELRGNGGFGYNPLFLDPDHGLTAAEMDAALKNKLSHRARALDVLNQQLTALFANI; encoded by the coding sequence ATGAAACGTCTTGTCCTGGCCAGCGGCAACGCCGGCAAGCTGGCCGAGTTCAACGCGATGCTTGCGCATCTTCCGTACGAAATCGTCCCGCAGAAATCGCTGGGCGTGGAAGACGTGCCAGAGACCGGCCTGACCTTCGTCGAGAATGCGCTGATCAAGGCGCGCCATGCTTCGGCCGTCACCGGCCTGCCGGCGCTGGCCGACGATTCGGGCCTGATCGTCGATGCCCTGGGCGGCGCGCCCGGCCTGTACAGCGCGCGCTATGCCGGCACGCCGACCAGCGACGCGGCCAACAACGCCAAGCTGCTCGAGGCGATGCAGGACGTGCCCGATGGCCAGCGTCGCGCGCGTTTTTACGCAGTGATCGTGCTGCTGCGCCACCCGGAAGATCCGCAGCCGCTGATCGCCGAAGGCGCGTGGGAGGGCGAGGTGATCCGCGAACTGCGCGGCAATGGCGGCTTCGGCTACAACCCGCTGTTCCTGGACCCGGACCATGGATTGACCGCGGCGGAAATGGACGCCGCGCTGAAGAACAAGCTGAGCCATCGCGCCCGCGCGCTGGACGTGCTCAATCAACAGCTGACTGCGCTGTTCGCCAACATCTGA